The nucleotide window CagttatatatcatattttgtgctcttgcaattgcagcttgaCTATCACAATGAATGCAAATGGCAGGCATAGGCTTTGGCCATATTGGAATGTCCTCCAAAAAGTGACGAAACCACTTTGCTGTTTCACTTGCTTTATCGAGAGCaatgaactccgattccatCGTCGATCGTGCAATACACGTTTGCTTTGAGGACTTCCATGATACAGCTGCCCCTCCAAGAAGAAATACATAGCCACtagttgattttgatttctctgaatctgaaatccaattgGTGTTGCTGTATCCTTCTACAACAACAGGGTATTTACCATAACTCaaaacattatttttgttttgcttaggTACCCTAATACTCTCAATAGAGCTTTCCAGTGCTCATTTCTAGGATTGCTCGTATATCTGCTTAGTTTACTAACTGAATACGTAATATCGATCTCGTACAGTTCATGATATACATGACTCTGCCAATAATGTGAGAGTATTCTAACTGATTAATATTATTTCTAGTATTCTTATATAAGACCAggtgagggagaaaaggattgTTCGCATCCTTGATGCCATGTCCTTTGAACCGTTCAATCATTTTCTCATTATagtgtgattgagataaagctagGCCTTTCGAAGATTTGATAATCTTAATACCTAGTATCACATCCGcttcacccatgtctttcatgtCAAAGTTCTTCGATAGCATTTTCTTGACACATTGTTCATAGTTTTTATGTAAACGCATTTGTCGCGCTCGTTGATTCAAAATTCATCTCGAATCATTACTTGGTCAAACTTCTCATGCCATTGCTTTGGAGCGTGCATAAGCCCATACAATGACTTGACAAGTCTACacactttgtgttcttgtcctttgGCCTTGAAACcctcaggttgttccatataaatctcCTTATTGAGTTCATCATTTAAGAAAGTGGTTTTTACATGCATTTGATGTATCACAGATCCATATAGTGAAGCTATCGAGATTAACATCCAAATAGATGTAATCCTCATGACTGGtgcataagtatcaaagtagtctagaccctccTTTTGTCTATACCCTttggctacaagccttgctttgtacttatcaATGGATCCGTTAGCTTTTAGCCTCTTCCTAAagatccatttacatccaattggtttattctTGGGTGGGAGATCgaccaattcccaagtatggTTACGTAGGATAGATTCCAGTTTGCTATCAATAGCTTCTTTCCAGAATGGAGATTCTGGAGATGACATTGCTTCATTATAAGTCTGAGGTTCGCTTTCTAACATGTATGTTAGATAATCTGAACCAAAGGACTTAGAGATTTTTGATCTtttgctccttcttggttctatttcatTGGTCTCACATTCATCGATTTCTTTGTTCTCGGAATTTGAATCTCTATTCCTTTTCTGAGAGGTTTCACCTCGTTTACAAGGGAaaatttcctcaaaaaattcTACATCTCTTGTTTCTATGATCGTATTgacatggatgtcatcaattttaGATTTGTGTACTAGAAATCTGAATGCACTACTATTTTGATCATACCTATGAATATGCAATCCATCGTCTTAAGTCCGAGTTTtacttgctttggtggaggtacaACCACTTTAGCAGGgcacccccacactttcaaatatttgaaggATGGTGGTATCTTATTCCACATCTCATATGGAATACTACCTGTTTTCTTATGGGTCCTTCGATTAAGCACGTAATTAGCAGTCAAAActgcttccccccacaagttCTATGGTAGACCTGAACTTATGAGCATGGAATTAACCATCTTTTTTAGAGTTCGGTTTTTCCTCTCAGtaattccattttgttgaggtgtatatGGTGCTGTAATTTGGTGAATTATTCCAAACTCAACACACAACTCATCAAAGAGAGTAGAATCATATTCTCCATTACTTCATTTTTGCTagttaataaataaacatagcaataacgggtacaatcatcaatgaaagtaataAAGTAGTTTTTTCCACCTATACTTTGAACAAATTTCAAGTCGCATAAATCTGTATGGATTAATGCCAGAAGCTCAGTACTTCAATATTGGGAAAGGGCTTCTTGgcaaactttgcttcaacacatgtttcacatttgtgGTTGACATACAAATTGAATTTGGGAATTAAACCTAGGTTTGCCAACTTtttcattgtaccatagtttacatgtcctaatctaccatgccatagaAAAAGAGACACAACCATGTAAGCTGAAGACTTCTCTTTATTGATAATAGTCTTTGGGTACAATAATTTAGATTTTTCGTCTATTATAGCATAGTTGGCTTTAAAAAGCCCATCATTAATATACCCATTTCCCAAATAAATCCCACCCTCAGAGAATACAAACTTGTTTGACTCAAACACTATTTTGAATCCTTTCTCAATCAGAGTGGGCACTGTAATCAAATTCTTCTTGATGTCTGGGACATGCATCACATTTAGCAGCTCGAGTTTCTCGTTGAAAGTGAACTTCAGGATCACCGTTCTGATGCTCTCGATGGTGGCTGGAGTAGAGTTAGCCATATAAACATTCTCACTATCATCTTTCTTCTCATATGTTGAGAAGAGGCTCTTATGGACGCAGATGTGTGTGTTTGCACTCGTGTCCATCCACCAATCTTTGGTGTTTGTCACCATGTTCACCTGAGAGATGACAACACAAAACATCTCTTGATCTTCCTCCTACTCAACTAGGTGGGCTTGCATCTTTCCCTTGCTCTTGGCTTTGTCCTTATCCTTGTTAGGACGCTTTCTGCAATCTTTGGCCGGTGTCCAGTTTTGTCGCAGACAAAGCAGGTACCCTGGAACTTGTTGGGTTGCTCTTTTGGCTTCCCTTTGGTTTGGTGCTCCCTCTTTCTCTTCCCATGCTTAGGCTTGGAAGTTTCCACCAGGTGGGCCTTaggagttcttagaagttttgaTTTCTTCTGGTTATCCTCCTCAATCCTCAGACAGACTGTCAAGTCCTCCTTGTTCATCGTCTTGCACTTGTGtttcaagtaattcttgaaaTCAACCCAGCTTGGAGGTAGCTTCTCGATGACTGTCGCCACTTGGAGTGGCTCACACATTAACATTCCCTTAGACAGTATATCATGCACGATGATCTGGAACTCTTCAATTTGGGTGACGACAGACTTGTCATCCACCATATGGAAGTCAAGAAATTTGGCCACCACAAATTTCTTAATACCAACATCCTCGGTTTTGTACTTCTTTTCAAAAGAGTCCCAAAGCTCTTTGGCTAAAGGGATGTTGGAGTACACATTGTACAAATCATCGACTAATCCATTTAGGATATAGTTCTTGCATAGATATTCATTATCCTTCCAAAACTGGACTACTGCTAAAGTCGTTATGTCTTCCTCGTCCGGTGACAGAATGGGGCACACCTCCGTGAGGTACTTGACAAGGTTCAATGTGGTCAAGTAGAAACGCATCTTTGGTTGCCACCTCTTGAAATCCTTGCCGGTAAACTTTTATGGCTTTTTGGCAGGAACCATTACATGGCTAGCCAGAGCAACCGCAGTCCTCCCATTAGCATAAGCTGGAGCAACAGACTCAATAGGAGTAGTCTTTGGCTGACTTCCATTAGGAGCAGCCACACCTCCAATAGGAGCAGTCACCAGTGCACCTCCGTTAGGAGAGCCCACATCACATGGGTTGTTCAAACCACCAGAGGTCAAGTCATCACCTCTGGTGTGGATAGTGGATCCCTTagcattttgattttgtttcattgATCTTCCACACAAGTCAAAGAGTAGAGTGAGTTACCCAAATATatcaaataattcaaagatATAAGCCTCGGTAATTTAACACCacaaaatcaataataataCCAGTAATAGTAAGATATTTGGACAGATTATTGGTTCAAAAaggcataaaagaaaaaaaactttgtCGGCTTTCTAAGTTAGGGACTAACAAATTTAGCAACCAGATCGTTCCTAAGAAAGAGGGTGCTTTTCGTTTAATACGACGCACAATTAAGTAACTTTTTTCCTCaccagaactttctagacattacTACCTTATTGTTAATCACTaaaaagattaccaaaataTTTGCGTATAATAATAAGTGAACAAGACCCGATCAATTATAAAAAAGACTTAATCATACAATAGCAGTTAAGCATACAATAAGTAGAGAAGCAGTTAAGCATACAACATGCTTTGTTCCAATGGAATCAATCCAACTACAACCATTTCACCGAAGTAGCAACAATAGTAATTTTATATGACAGTTCACATGCACATACGTATATGACAATTCATTGATTATGCACTAATTGgtttttaatcaagttgaaagTTTTACCAGATGCAAAATTATTCAATACTGATGCATAGACATATAGTAAGCATGATATTATTCCAGGTTTAACATAAGGCAAAATTctctttaagattgttggattAATTGCATGCATACAATATCATAAGATAAGAGAAACATGCGATACAGTATCATCAGATAAGAGAAAGCGTGTGATACAGTATCATTAGATAACAGGCATAGATTAATTTCATTGATCAGTATAGTATCGAATATGAGACTAATGCTTGAATTTAAAATACTGAAACCGAATTATTGGAGCAGCTGGACAGAGAGAGCGAGGTATGCCTTAGCGAATCTCCTTAAGGAGAATTTGCCCCAGCCAAATTGGTGCCTCTGCTACACGGACAATCTCAGACATATgctagaggaagaagagaagacgAATGAATTGTTTGGTGTGTTTTTAGACTTGCTGccaagctctccttatataggagagccTAGCAACCACAAGCCAGAAAAATCAATGCACTATCACTGATTTTTGGGCCTGACTTTGACCAACAACCGGAGTGGGCCGTAGCTATTACGGGCCAGACTCTCAGCAGTTGATGCCAACAACTGTTTGACCAGGTAATGGGCCGCAGATATTGCGGGCCTGATGTTGAATAGGTCTTCTATCCACATTCAATGTATTTGGATTAATAAGCCAAAATTAAAATTGACTTTAGTGCAAAAATAAAGGAGACCTTTAGGCCACAGAAAGCCCAAGTCCACGCACGGGCCCAGCCCGTCAGCTCGTCTCAACACGCCATACCTGACCGACCGACCGATTGGTGGGCGCGTGCGCATGTTGTTCAATCCAAGCCCATAATGGAGAGTctctccctcctacaaaagcttgggtgcccttggaccCAAAGCTTTATATCAAACATTAGGCTTATAAACACAACATCCACATTGAAtttctccaatgtgggattctcgtACACACACATATTGCACTTTGTTATTCATGATTAACATGGCTATTTTGGAGTCAATTTCCATTCAACCGAAAAATGGTTTTGGACCAAATTAAACTCCAAACTCTTCTCTTCATATTGAAAATTAAGACTCATCAATTATTATTCAATGACTCTtattcattagtcattaatttTAGGACAAACTATGGTTGACCATAATTTTTTCAACAGGGTACAACTATCAAGGGCTCCAATTCATCCATAACTTTATTTTCTTCAGAAATCTTCTTAGATGGATTTAGAGCATCATTAGCAATTGTCCTCAAAATAGTGACAAGATTGTTTTCCTTACTGCAATCCAGACTAATATTTATGCTAGGTCGAGGGCGATGGATTGAAACGGATGGATGTGTTGGCTGGATCTTCTTGAACTTGATAGAGAattgtgggttttgtttatcagtggtgtaaacttaacaacttcctatTTCATATTTTACAACTAAAGGGCATTTTGgtctattcattaaattttaggtgtaaacttataaattttagTGTAACCTTAGAAGGTTGGAGTAGgaggtgtaaacttagtagttagatggtgtgcaaataaaatttctcattccGATTAAGGAAATGA belongs to Tripterygium wilfordii isolate XIE 37 chromosome 2, ASM1340144v1, whole genome shotgun sequence and includes:
- the LOC120010478 gene encoding uncharacterized protein LOC120010478, encoding MRFYLTTLNLVKYLTEVCPILSPDEEDITTLAVVQFWKDNEYLCKNYILNGLVDDLYNVYSNIPLAKELWDSFEKKYKTEDVGIKKFVVAKFLDFHMVDDKSVVTQIEEFQIIVHDILSKGMLMCEPLQVATVIEKLPPSWVDFKNYLKHKCKTMNKEDLTVCLRIEEDNQKKSKLLRTPKAHLVETSKPKHGKRKREHQTKGKPKEQPNKFQGTCFVCDKTGHRPKIAESVLTRIRTKPRARERCKPT